A window of the Eretmochelys imbricata isolate rEreImb1 chromosome 7, rEreImb1.hap1, whole genome shotgun sequence genome harbors these coding sequences:
- the LOC144268187 gene encoding LIM domain-binding protein 3-like — MDANIDKAKPVASKGSVRFGTGSSQREASYIRTGQKAPLTSSNNQSTPVEHAPVSTSSASVPVPVASANPPATAIQNTSNQMTPPSATPISVVQDSFSSSFQRGTGQSYTSTPVFQGTAPSSGYSESPVPAPKPRVVTTASIRPSVYQPAPAPVHSYTPGKADPSCRPPWVTDDSFSQKFAPGKTTTSVTKHTLPRGAPAPSPASTSAYSSPSISASSQTPAVARGTIQRAERFPASNRTPLCGHCNSIIRGPFLVAMGRSWHPEEFNCAYCKTSLADVCFVEEQNSVYCERCYEQFFAPTCARCNTKIMGEVMHALRQTWHTTCFVCAACKKPFGNSLFHMEDGEPYCEKDYIALFSTKCHGCDFPVEAGDKFIEALGHTWHDTCFICAVCHVNLEGQPFYSKKDKPLCKKHAHAINV, encoded by the exons ATGGATGCCAACATTGACAAAGCTAAGCCAGTGGCCTCCAAGGGTTCCGTGAGGTTTGGAACGGGTTCAAGTCAAAGGGAAGCCAGTTACATCAGGACTGGCCAGAAAGCCCCTCTGACTTCATCCAATAATCAAAG TACCCCTGTTGAGCATGCGCCAGTGTCTACCAGCTCTGCCTCTGTTCCTGTACCAGTTGCTTCAGCCAATCCGCCTGCTACTGCTATTCAAAACACGTCCAATCAGATGACACCACCATCAGCCACTCCTATCTCTGTAGTACAAgattccttctcttcctctttccaaaG aGGTACGGGCCAGTCCTATACATCAACACCGGTTTTCCAGGGTACCGCTCCTTCCTCAGGCTACAGTGAAAGTCCAGTTCCTGCTCCAAAACCAAGAGTTGTCACTACTGCTAGCATAAGGCCCTCTGTCTACCAGCCAG CACCAGCACCAGTGCATTCTTATACACCAGGGAAGGCTGATCCTTCATGCCGCCCTCCTTGGGTAACAGATGACTCCTTTTCCCAGAAATTTGCACCTGGAAAAACCACCACCTCCGTTACCAAACATACCCTACCACGGGGTGCTCCGGCACCATCTCCTGCCTCAACTTCAGCCTACTCGTCTCCTTCAATATCAGCCTCTTCTCAGACTCCTGCTGTAGCCAGGGGAACAATTCAAAGGGCTGAGCGTTTCCCAGCCAGCAACCGAACTCCTCTTTGCGGACACTGTAACAGCATAATTCG GGGTCCTTTCCTGGTAGCCATGGGTCGTTCCTGGCACCCAGAGGAGTTCAATTGTGCTTACTGCAAGACATCTTTAGCGGATGTGTGCTTTGTGGAGGAGCAGAACAGTGTGTACTGTGAGCGCTGTTATGAGCAGTTCTTTGCACCAACCTGTGCCAGATGCAACACCAAGATCATGGGG gaaGTGATGCATGCTTTAAGGCAGACTTGGCACACAACTTGCTTTGTCTGTGCTGCCTGTAAGAAACCGTTTGGGAATAGCCTCTTCCACATGGAGGATGGGGAGCCCTACTgtgagaaag attatATTGCTTTGTTCAGCACAAAATGCCATGGCTGTGATTTTCCTGTTGAAGCAGGAGATAAATTCATTGAAGCCCTTGGACACACTTGGCATGATACCTGCTTTATTTGTGCT